From Eriocheir sinensis breed Jianghai 21 chromosome 16, ASM2467909v1, whole genome shotgun sequence, a single genomic window includes:
- the LOC126999182 gene encoding putative nuclease HARBI1, whose protein sequence is MKLKKKKRRKRWCKEWISRRSERGSFAQIFSELESECPEDFENYTRMPIPAFYNLLTKTEPYIRKEDNQLRQSISPGARLEATLRFLAAGGSYTNLQYSSRISNQSLSCIIPETCDAIYQVLREEYMKVPTTPDEWRTIANGFEKWNFPHCIGAVDGKHVLIRAPSNQGSYFFNYKGSHSIVLMAVVNANYEFIYVDVGANGRVSDGGVWANTTLSRHLEEGTAGLPEPDQVQGSQRTLPYVFVGDDAFPLKQYLMKPYPNKNQDEEQRIFSYRLSRARRIVENAFGIMASRFRILQSAIQLMPDKVVKIVLACTALHNYLRKNHEAFYTPVGSLDRENITDGTITPGSWRDCEQLLPLERLRRNTTNDAKNIRKDFATYFSNEGAVPWQRRVCGLEELQ, encoded by the exons atgaagttgaagaagaagaagaggaggaaacgttgGTGCAAGGAATGGATCTCCAGACGTAGCGAAAGAGGAAGTTTTGCACAGATCTTCTCTGAGCTTGAAAGTGAATGCCCCGAGGACTTTGAAAACTATACCAGAATGCCTATACCTGCATTCTATAATTTGCTCACCAAAACTGAACCTTATATTAGGAAGGAGGATAACCAGCTTCGTCAGAGTATCTCTCCCGGAGCTCGTCTGGAGGCCACCCTTCGCTTCCTTGCTGCTGGGGGATCATATACAAACCTTCAGTATTCATCAAGAATATCCAACCAGAGCCTGAGCTGCATCATTCCCGAGACCTGCGACGCCATATACCAAGTGCTTAGAGAAGAGTATATGAAG GTTCCAACAACGCCGGATGAATGGAGGACCATTGCAAACGGGTTTGAGAAGTGGAACTTCCCTCACTGTATAGGAGCTGTGGACGGCAAACACGTACTGATACGAGCTCCTAGCAACCAAGGGTCCTACTTCTTTAACTACAAGGGCTCTCACAGCATCGTCCTCATGGCCGTAGTTAATGCTAACTACGAGTTCATATACGTGGACGTTGGAGCCAATGGACGAGTTTCTGATGGGGGTGTGTGGGCCAACACTACTCTTTCCCGTCATCTGGAGGAAGGTACAGCTGGTCTTCCTGAGCCTGACCAAGTACAAGGGAGCCAGAGAACTCTTCCATATGTCTTTGTGGGAGATGACGCTTTTCCCTTGAAGCAGTACCTCATGAAGCCTTACCCAAATAAAAACCAAGATGAGGAACAACGAATTTTCTCCTACAGGCTTTCCCGTGCTCGCCGCATCGTTGAAAATGCGTTCGGCATTATGGCTAGCAGGTTCAGGATCCTGCAGAGCGCCATACAGCTAATGCCGGATAAAGTGGTAAAGATTGTTTTAGCCTGTACAGCACTCCACAACTACCTGCGGAAGAACCACGAGGCGTTTTACACTCCAGTGGGAAGCCTGGACAGAGAAAACATCACGGATGGCACGATAACTCCAGGCTCATGGCGGGACTGCGAACAACTTTTACCCTTGGAAAGACTTCGCAGAAACACTACAAATGATGCCAAGAACATCAGAAAAGACTTTGCCACATACTTCAGCAACGAAGGTGCAGTGCCTTGGCAGAGGAGAGTGTGTGGTCTGGAAGAACTACAGTGA